One window of Nostoc sp. C052 genomic DNA carries:
- a CDS encoding TIGR03960 family B12-binding radical SAM protein, whose product MVVAVEKLITSGISKPARYLGNELLAIHKAWDTTAIHWVLTYPEVYEVGASNLGHIILYNILNAQPRQLCDRAYLPGQDLAAKLRETNTPLFAVESKRSLTEFDILGFSLSYELGATNILEMLDLAGIPLTWRERQGSRVAEGQGGRESTDTRSSFPLIFAGGQTATSNPEPYADFFDFFALGDGEELLPEIGLVLEEGKQSGLSREHLLLDLAQIPGVYVPQFYDMAEDGSVHPHRPDVPKRILRRVATPIPAYSIGLVPYVETVHDRLTIEIRRGCTRGCRFCQPGMLTRPARDVEPNKVVEAIEQGMRATGYNEFSLLSLSCSDYLSLPAVGMEIKNRLKNENISLTLPSQRVDRFDENIANILGGTRQGGLTFAPEAGTQRMRDIVNKGLTNEELLRGVKTAWEQGWDKIKLYFMIGLPGETDADVVGIAETVSWLQRECRGKGRKPLNFNLTISNFTPKPHTPFQWHSVSTAEFKRKQNLLRQEFRRIKAVKVNFTDVRISAMEDFVGRGDRNLGKVVRRAWELGAGMDSWYENLDRAFSAWEIAIAQADLDWKYRQVENGEWNLFHVQEQKRSGDAENTQFLTPNSSLLTPHSFDAPLPWDHIDTGINKKWLQEDLQRALEAAIVPDCSFEGCSHCGVCGTDFGHNVVIESPAIPKFAGEFVPNTTKAQRLRVWFGKQGNMALMSHLDLIRLFDRVVRRAGLPIAFTGGFHPMPRISLATALALGATSSGEIADFELTVPVEVDTFFRKLACEMPTDIPIYNVEQIDLKASAATQLLESAEYLITVAALKETTPIQWQNWIDIIKAKEEFWYEQTTKSGKSQLINLRDRLFELELVENYNCIAESMSSVIRYLGSYRQDGLVLRPEQILFMLEAVANVEFQLLHIHRNRLILGV is encoded by the coding sequence GTGGTTGTTGCAGTTGAAAAATTAATAACATCGGGTATTTCCAAACCAGCTCGTTACCTGGGTAACGAGCTATTAGCAATACACAAAGCTTGGGATACGACAGCAATACATTGGGTTTTAACCTACCCAGAAGTATATGAAGTCGGTGCATCTAACTTAGGGCACATTATCCTCTATAACATTTTAAATGCCCAACCGCGTCAATTGTGCGATCGCGCCTACCTCCCAGGACAAGACCTGGCAGCCAAACTACGCGAAACTAATACGCCATTGTTTGCGGTAGAGTCAAAGCGATCGCTAACAGAATTCGACATTTTGGGCTTTAGCCTCAGTTACGAACTGGGTGCAACTAATATCCTCGAAATGTTGGATTTGGCTGGAATTCCCCTGACATGGCGAGAGAGGCAGGGGAGCAGAGTAGCAGAGGGGCAGGGAGGCAGAGAATCTACCGATACCCGGTCATCCTTTCCGTTGATTTTCGCTGGTGGGCAAACAGCGACATCAAATCCTGAGCCTTATGCTGACTTCTTCGACTTTTTCGCCCTTGGAGATGGAGAAGAACTGCTGCCAGAAATTGGTTTGGTATTAGAAGAAGGCAAGCAATCAGGATTAAGTCGAGAACATCTGTTGCTGGATTTGGCACAGATACCAGGTGTGTACGTGCCTCAGTTTTACGATATGGCAGAGGATGGCTCAGTTCACCCTCATCGCCCAGATGTCCCAAAACGAATTCTGCGACGGGTTGCAACTCCCATACCAGCATATTCCATTGGGTTAGTTCCCTATGTAGAAACAGTTCATGACCGCTTAACCATTGAGATCCGGCGTGGTTGCACTCGTGGCTGTCGCTTCTGTCAACCAGGAATGCTGACTCGACCAGCACGGGATGTAGAACCCAATAAGGTGGTAGAAGCAATTGAACAGGGTATGCGGGCAACTGGTTACAATGAATTTTCCTTACTATCTCTGAGTTGCTCTGATTATTTGTCCCTACCAGCAGTAGGGATGGAAATCAAAAATCGCTTAAAAAATGAAAATATTTCTCTGACTCTACCAAGCCAACGGGTAGACAGATTTGATGAGAATATTGCCAACATCCTTGGAGGTACACGCCAAGGTGGACTGACTTTTGCTCCTGAGGCTGGTACTCAGCGGATGCGAGATATTGTAAATAAAGGGTTGACAAATGAAGAACTATTGCGGGGGGTGAAAACCGCTTGGGAGCAAGGCTGGGATAAAATAAAGTTGTATTTTATGATTGGCTTGCCGGGTGAGACGGATGCCGACGTTGTGGGCATTGCCGAAACAGTAAGCTGGCTACAGCGAGAATGTCGGGGCAAAGGTAGAAAACCCCTAAACTTTAACCTGACAATTTCCAACTTTACACCCAAGCCCCATACACCATTCCAGTGGCACTCAGTTTCTACTGCTGAATTTAAGCGAAAACAAAACCTTTTACGGCAAGAATTCCGCCGAATCAAGGCAGTTAAGGTAAATTTCACCGATGTCCGCATTTCAGCAATGGAAGATTTTGTGGGACGAGGCGATCGCAATTTGGGGAAAGTAGTCCGCCGTGCCTGGGAATTAGGTGCTGGTATGGATTCCTGGTATGAAAATTTAGATCGAGCTTTTAGTGCTTGGGAAATTGCGATCGCCCAAGCCGATTTAGATTGGAAATACCGCCAAGTAGAAAATGGCGAATGGAATTTGTTTCATGTACAAGAGCAGAAAAGATCGGGAGATGCGGAAAATACCCAATTCCTAACTCCTAACTCCTCACTCCTCACTCCCCACTCTTTTGATGCCCCCCTACCCTGGGATCATATTGATACCGGCATTAATAAAAAGTGGCTTCAAGAAGACTTGCAACGCGCTCTAGAAGCTGCAATTGTACCCGACTGCTCTTTTGAAGGTTGTTCTCATTGTGGCGTCTGTGGTACTGATTTTGGGCATAACGTGGTGATTGAATCACCTGCTATCCCAAAATTTGCTGGCGAATTTGTGCCCAACACAACTAAGGCGCAAAGACTGCGAGTTTGGTTTGGGAAACAAGGTAATATGGCTTTGATGAGCCATCTTGATTTAATCCGTCTATTTGACCGAGTTGTGCGACGAGCAGGCTTACCAATTGCTTTTACTGGCGGGTTTCACCCAATGCCACGGATTTCTCTCGCAACTGCTTTAGCTCTAGGGGCTACTAGCAGCGGTGAAATTGCAGATTTTGAGTTAACTGTGCCAGTGGAAGTTGATACTTTCTTCAGAAAGTTAGCTTGTGAAATGCCCACAGACATACCAATATATAATGTGGAGCAGATAGATTTAAAAGCTAGCGCCGCTACCCAACTGCTAGAGTCCGCAGAGTATCTGATTACTGTAGCAGCACTTAAAGAAACAACACCCATACAATGGCAAAACTGGATTGATATAATCAAAGCAAAAGAGGAATTTTGGTACGAGCAAACAACTAAATCAGGCAAGAGCCAGTTAATAAATCTGCGCGATCGCTTGTTTGAACTGGAATTAGTAGAAAACTACAATTGCATTGCAGAATCCATGTCATCTGTAATCCGTTATCTAGGTAGCTATCGCCAGGACGGTTTGGTGTTGCGTCCCGAACAAATCCTGTTTATGCTAGAAGCAGTGGCGAATGTAGAATTTCAACTCCTCCACATCCACCGCAATCGGCTAATTTTAGGGGTATAA
- a CDS encoding STAS domain-containing protein codes for MQAVLNYPKIAVIRPQGCLNAANALEFERDMTTALAQNGISILVVDLAAVESLDSAGLMALLSTHKLALTLGRSCRLCAVAPPIRIIFELTQLDRVFEILDGEAALSQTEL; via the coding sequence ATGCAGGCAGTGCTTAACTATCCCAAGATTGCAGTTATTCGCCCCCAAGGGTGTTTGAATGCTGCAAACGCCTTGGAATTTGAACGAGATATGACCACAGCGTTGGCACAAAATGGTATTTCCATCTTGGTAGTAGACCTCGCAGCAGTAGAATCCTTAGACAGCGCAGGGTTGATGGCATTGTTATCTACACACAAACTGGCTCTTACTTTAGGACGAAGTTGCCGACTTTGCGCCGTTGCTCCACCAATTAGAATTATTTTTGAACTAACGCAACTTGATAGGGTATTTGAAATCTTAGACGGTGAAGCTGCATTGAGCCAAACAGAACTTTAA
- the clpS gene encoding ATP-dependent Clp protease adapter ClpS produces the protein MSVETIEKPSTTRKLAPRYRVLLHNDDYNSMEHVVQSLIATVPSLTQPQAVSIMMEAHTNGLALVITCAQEHAEFYCETLISHGLSSTIEPDE, from the coding sequence GTGTCAGTTGAAACCATTGAAAAGCCTTCCACAACCCGCAAGCTCGCGCCTCGGTATCGCGTTTTGCTCCATAACGACGACTACAACTCGATGGAGCATGTTGTGCAGTCACTAATAGCGACTGTGCCAAGTCTTACGCAACCCCAGGCTGTGAGCATTATGATGGAAGCCCATACTAACGGGCTAGCTTTAGTAATTACTTGCGCTCAGGAACACGCTGAGTTTTATTGCGAAACATTGATCAGTCACGGTTTAAGTAGCACGATTGAACCTGATGAATAG
- a CDS encoding CPBP family intramembrane glutamic endopeptidase, with protein sequence MKENLVRLAERPAPIRLGGFILTLLLLWLPLAAPIYLLVHDSNLESILTLVLLYVVFIFLLRLWGKYVYQQPQILRHYGLEFTRQNGVDLIRGLAIGIINILILFGLESLLGWLVWQQPKVFLLKVVLEGSLVGLGVGFAEELLFRGWLLDELQRDYSLRVALWTDATAFATLHFIKPLEAIIHTLPQFPALVLLGLTQVWGKRWRRGRLGFPIGLHGGLVWGYYIINVGELVKYSDLVPDWVTGVNNNPLQGVMGVLFMSVLALWIRGRTVKN encoded by the coding sequence ATGAAAGAAAACCTTGTCCGTTTAGCTGAACGCCCTGCTCCTATTAGGCTGGGTGGTTTTATTTTGACTTTATTGTTGCTATGGTTGCCATTAGCTGCACCAATATACTTACTAGTACATGATTCAAACTTAGAAAGTATATTGACATTGGTATTATTATATGTAGTTTTTATTTTTCTTCTGAGACTATGGGGTAAATATGTCTACCAGCAGCCCCAAATTCTGCGGCATTATGGCTTAGAATTCACGCGACAAAATGGTGTGGATTTAATACGTGGCTTGGCTATAGGCATAATTAATATTCTGATACTTTTTGGGTTAGAAAGTTTGTTGGGTTGGTTGGTGTGGCAACAACCGAAAGTTTTCTTGCTGAAAGTTGTTTTAGAGGGTTCACTTGTTGGCTTAGGTGTTGGATTTGCTGAGGAATTGTTATTCCGAGGCTGGTTGCTAGATGAGTTACAACGAGATTACAGTCTGCGTGTGGCACTGTGGACAGATGCAACTGCCTTTGCTACATTGCACTTTATTAAACCCTTAGAAGCAATTATTCATACACTGCCGCAATTTCCAGCTTTAGTACTGCTGGGGTTAACGCAAGTGTGGGGAAAGCGTTGGCGGAGGGGACGCTTGGGTTTTCCAATTGGTTTACATGGTGGTTTAGTTTGGGGTTACTACATTATTAATGTTGGGGAATTAGTGAAATATTCGGATCTTGTTCCTGATTGGGTAACTGGTGTGAATAATAATCCCCTACAAGGAGTGATGGGGGTATTGTTCATGAGTGTACTAGCTTTGTGGATACGAGGGCGAACAGTGAAAAATTAA
- a CDS encoding pentapeptide repeat-containing protein, which produces MNIEAIRLGKLKQLPGANLEDEELSQLDLSRINLAGATLVGANFTGSKLEGGHLEGANLMGANLQETDLRANLMGANLMQADLTGADLRGSNLRGANLMGARLSDVSLVGAFLSGANLMNVNLQGVDLRGADLRGANLTGANLKGADLSRADLQGALLSEANLEEADLRGANLAGANLTGANLLCAELEGANLSGVNLNKACLVGTVIETLA; this is translated from the coding sequence ATGAATATTGAAGCCATTAGATTAGGAAAACTCAAACAACTTCCAGGGGCAAATTTAGAAGACGAGGAACTCTCTCAACTGGATTTAAGCCGCATTAATCTTGCTGGCGCTACCCTTGTAGGTGCTAATTTTACTGGTTCTAAACTCGAAGGTGGGCATTTGGAGGGGGCGAACCTCATGGGAGCGAACCTCCAAGAAACTGACTTGCGGGCGAACCTCATGGGAGCAAACCTGATGCAAGCAGATTTAACGGGCGCTGACTTACGCGGTAGTAATTTACGTGGCGCTAACTTGATGGGAGCCAGACTCAGTGATGTGTCATTGGTGGGTGCTTTCTTGAGTGGTGCTAATTTGATGAACGTCAACTTACAAGGCGTTGATTTGCGCGGTGCTGACTTGCGCGGTGCAAACCTGACTGGAGCAAATCTCAAAGGTGCAGATTTGAGTCGCGCCGATTTGCAAGGGGCTTTATTGAGTGAAGCAAATTTGGAAGAAGCCGACTTGCGGGGGGCGAATTTGGCGGGGGCGAATTTAACGGGAGCGAATTTACTCTGTGCAGAGTTAGAAGGTGCAAATTTGAGCGGCGTTAATTTGAATAAAGCGTGTTTGGTGGGGACAGTGATTGAAACGCTTGCGTAA
- a CDS encoding DICT sensory domain-containing protein: MLEGSILQQLETAHRHTTRPIRFGVYYKNTLVALCHALEDHILTDDGTPLVITAFQQGKWYLQEAERYADIAQRSRQIAIMAAAESGFAEHPTSQLPNVHLVALDPVDSVAQEWHLIILSPKYTAMVICQELSEADYGSAGIPTSDLERKFYGLWTFEPELVQETAEIAIAHIQKYNPELAQKLTADKEQIVPSIDRSQNLGAVVSRVVDYLQTGQDNLSIPTALQKQTLDRNLVSNEIQAFLRMAQLMDMADVNNPMAAAEVVVLAEAIAQLLDLPAWQIKRLRLAALLHRIDPLQKAESVLTGGISTRYQEDAPSSPLTCPLVPGAQVLRTMPRLRAVAQIITHQSEWWDGTGEPAGLAGDEIPLESRILALLADFQWRVNERKSSNQSREQIFTQALDECKQQQSNRFDPKLVDTLTLLVMGLQQGLDLPIMTPKFSAGIWILDSQWDSHSKISEEIGSYFT, encoded by the coding sequence ATGTTAGAAGGTTCAATTCTACAACAGCTAGAAACAGCCCATCGCCACACCACCAGGCCAATTCGATTCGGTGTTTACTACAAAAATACCCTAGTTGCCCTGTGCCATGCCCTAGAAGACCATATCCTAACCGACGACGGTACACCCTTGGTGATCACAGCCTTTCAACAAGGAAAATGGTATCTACAAGAAGCTGAACGATATGCAGACATCGCCCAGCGCAGTCGCCAAATTGCCATCATGGCTGCTGCTGAATCTGGCTTTGCTGAACATCCTACCAGTCAGCTACCCAATGTACACTTAGTAGCATTAGATCCAGTTGATTCTGTGGCGCAAGAGTGGCACTTAATTATCTTGTCACCTAAATACACAGCAATGGTAATTTGTCAAGAATTATCGGAGGCTGATTATGGCAGCGCTGGGATACCGACATCAGACTTAGAGCGTAAATTCTATGGCTTATGGACATTTGAGCCAGAGTTAGTGCAAGAGACAGCAGAAATAGCGATCGCTCACATCCAAAAATACAACCCAGAACTGGCACAAAAACTCACAGCCGATAAAGAACAAATTGTACCATCAATCGACAGATCCCAAAATTTAGGTGCAGTTGTCTCCCGTGTAGTAGATTACCTCCAGACTGGGCAAGATAATTTATCTATTCCCACAGCGCTTCAGAAACAAACCCTAGATCGCAACTTGGTTTCTAACGAAATCCAAGCCTTTTTGCGAATGGCGCAACTGATGGATATGGCAGATGTCAACAATCCAATGGCAGCTGCGGAAGTAGTAGTTCTTGCGGAAGCGATCGCCCAGCTTTTGGATCTTCCCGCATGGCAAATTAAGAGGTTGCGGCTAGCGGCTTTGTTACATCGCATAGATCCGTTACAGAAAGCAGAAAGCGTTCTCACAGGCGGTATATCCACACGCTACCAAGAAGATGCGCCCAGTTCTCCCTTAACTTGTCCCTTAGTACCAGGGGCGCAAGTATTGCGAACTATGCCAAGATTACGAGCAGTTGCCCAAATTATTACTCACCAAAGCGAGTGGTGGGATGGCACAGGGGAACCAGCCGGTTTAGCTGGAGATGAAATTCCCTTAGAGTCGAGGATTTTGGCATTATTGGCAGACTTTCAGTGGCGAGTCAATGAGCGAAAATCGTCAAATCAAAGCCGGGAACAGATATTTACTCAAGCTTTAGATGAGTGCAAACAGCAACAATCTAACCGCTTTGACCCTAAACTTGTAGATACCCTAACTTTATTAGTTATGGGTTTACAACAGGGACTCGACTTACCCATCATGACACCCAAATTCAGCGCCGGTATCTGGATACTGGATTCCCAATGGGATAGCCACAGCAAGATCAGTGAAGAGATTGGTAGTTACTTTACATGA
- a CDS encoding photosystem II high light acclimation radical SAM protein: MEVQTQMMENRILYVRLPCNPIFPIGVVYLSDHVHKQFPDIEQRIFDLGTVPPLDYSSALDRCIDEFKPTLLVFSWRDIQIYAPVGGRGGNPLQNAFEFYYAKNPLLKLRGGLGGLRIFTAYYLELWQNQGLIKRGLKRAQKYNSDARVVVGGGAVSVFYEQLGKSLPQGTIISVGEGESLLEKLLSGRDFRDERCYVAGETQPRQRLIHEQPTPIEKTACNYDYIESIWPEFNYYLQEQDFYIGVQTKRGCPHNCCYCVYTVVEGKQVRINPADEVVAEMRQLYDRGIRNFWFTDAQFIPAKKFIADAVELLQKIVDSGMTDIHWAAYIRADNLTPELCDLMAKTGMNYFEIGITSGSQELVRKMRMGYNLRTVLQNCRDLKAAGFNDVVSVNYSFNVIDERPETIRQTIAYHRELERIFGADKVEPAIFFIGLQPHTHLEEYAFKEGILKPGYDPMSLMPWTAKKLLWNPEPLGSFFGEVCLQAWQQNPNDFGREVMKILEEKLGCADLEAALTAPLETKEKQLAGVS, translated from the coding sequence ATGGAAGTCCAAACACAGATGATGGAAAATCGAATTCTTTATGTTCGCCTTCCTTGTAACCCCATCTTTCCTATTGGGGTTGTCTACCTGAGCGATCATGTCCACAAGCAGTTTCCTGATATTGAACAGCGCATCTTTGATTTAGGAACAGTGCCACCTTTAGATTACAGTTCGGCTCTTGATCGCTGTATCGATGAATTTAAACCAACACTACTAGTATTTTCTTGGCGGGATATTCAAATTTATGCCCCAGTTGGCGGACGTGGTGGCAACCCGCTGCAAAACGCCTTTGAATTTTACTACGCCAAAAATCCTCTATTGAAACTACGCGGCGGATTGGGCGGTTTGCGTATCTTCACCGCTTACTATTTAGAACTGTGGCAAAATCAGGGCTTAATCAAACGCGGTTTAAAACGTGCCCAAAAGTATAACTCTGATGCGCGTGTAGTTGTCGGTGGTGGTGCAGTCAGCGTCTTTTACGAACAATTGGGTAAAAGCTTACCCCAAGGGACGATTATTTCTGTAGGTGAAGGTGAAAGCCTGCTGGAAAAACTTTTAAGTGGCAGAGATTTTCGAGATGAACGCTGTTACGTTGCTGGAGAAACTCAACCACGTCAACGGCTAATTCACGAACAACCCACCCCAATAGAAAAAACAGCTTGTAACTACGACTATATCGAAAGCATCTGGCCGGAATTTAACTATTACCTGCAAGAGCAAGACTTTTATATAGGTGTACAAACCAAGCGTGGTTGTCCTCACAACTGTTGTTATTGCGTCTATACGGTTGTCGAAGGCAAACAAGTACGCATCAACCCAGCTGATGAAGTCGTTGCCGAGATGCGCCAATTATACGATCGCGGCATTCGCAACTTCTGGTTTACCGATGCCCAATTCATCCCCGCGAAAAAATTTATCGCCGATGCCGTAGAACTCTTGCAAAAAATCGTCGATTCTGGTATGACAGATATCCACTGGGCAGCATATATCAGAGCCGACAATTTGACACCAGAGTTGTGTGACTTGATGGCGAAAACCGGGATGAACTATTTTGAAATCGGCATTACCAGTGGTTCTCAAGAACTCGTGCGGAAAATGCGGATGGGTTACAACCTGCGAACCGTCTTGCAAAACTGTCGTGACTTAAAAGCTGCTGGTTTCAACGATGTAGTTTCCGTTAACTACTCCTTTAACGTCATTGACGAACGTCCCGAAACTATCCGTCAAACCATCGCCTACCACCGCGAACTAGAACGGATTTTTGGTGCTGATAAAGTCGAACCTGCCATCTTCTTCATTGGACTACAACCCCATACCCATTTAGAAGAATACGCTTTCAAAGAAGGCATCCTCAAACCAGGGTATGATCCAATGAGCTTGATGCCGTGGACAGCCAAAAAACTTCTCTGGAATCCTGAGCCCCTTGGTTCATTCTTCGGCGAAGTCTGCTTGCAAGCTTGGCAACAAAACCCCAACGACTTCGGACGTGAAGTCATGAAAATCTTAGAAGAAAAGCTAGGTTGTGCTGACTTAGAAGCAGCACTGACAGCACCATTAGAGACGAAAGAAAAACAGTTAGCAGGTGTATCCTAG
- a CDS encoding DUF1830 domain-containing protein: MAQILDPLPPEQSGKILCCYINATSKIQVARICNIPNWYFERVVFPGQRLVFEAPRKGQVEIHTGMMASAILSDKIPCDRLMLEEPSNYEFDTDSSDGRDPINTKLMVQQINTKIGDSTKPLQILGLA, translated from the coding sequence ATGGCTCAAATATTAGATCCTCTACCACCTGAGCAATCAGGAAAAATTCTCTGCTGCTACATTAATGCCACGAGCAAAATACAGGTAGCTCGCATCTGCAATATTCCCAACTGGTACTTTGAAAGAGTTGTTTTCCCTGGACAACGTTTAGTTTTTGAAGCTCCGCGAAAAGGTCAAGTGGAGATTCACACAGGGATGATGGCAAGTGCAATTTTATCCGATAAGATTCCGTGCGATCGCCTAATGCTCGAAGAACCCAGTAATTATGAGTTTGATACAGACTCATCAGATGGAAGAGACCCTATTAATACCAAATTAATGGTGCAGCAAATTAATACAAAAATCGGAGATAGTACAAAACCCTTGCAAATCCTTGGTTTAGCATAG